The proteins below are encoded in one region of Berryella intestinalis:
- the argB gene encoding acetylglutamate kinase encodes MKLARDTQSRGSLPVFGEVLADALPWIKEATGKTIVIKYGGSAMSDPELCSQVMSDIVLLKIIGINLIIVHGGGKDISAAMERAAIPVEFKDGQRVTTPEAMDIVRSVMVGTVNQNLVREINRHGNLAVGVSGCDGGTLIADQVCEELGRVGHITAVNTEYLNAIIENDFIPVIAGVALGEDGGYFNINADVAAGAIAGAVGAHKLIYLTDVDGLYTNFEDKTSLISNITRDEAYRIVDEKRISSGMIPKLKSCVAAIDRGVLRAHIINGTTPHALLIELLTSSGVGTVIHRTQESYINDMHPIGGFAEKLSENRVLRQAEGSQISIDMDL; translated from the coding sequence ATGAAGCTCGCTCGAGATACGCAGAGCCGCGGCAGCCTTCCGGTGTTCGGCGAGGTCCTCGCCGATGCCCTTCCGTGGATCAAAGAGGCTACCGGCAAGACCATCGTCATCAAGTACGGTGGGTCGGCTATGAGTGATCCCGAATTATGTTCCCAGGTCATGAGTGATATCGTTCTGCTGAAGATCATCGGTATCAACCTCATCATCGTCCATGGCGGCGGCAAGGACATCAGCGCCGCTATGGAGCGGGCCGCCATCCCGGTCGAATTCAAAGACGGGCAGCGCGTCACCACGCCCGAAGCGATGGATATCGTGCGTTCGGTCATGGTGGGCACGGTCAACCAGAACCTCGTGCGGGAGATCAACCGCCACGGGAACCTCGCGGTCGGGGTGTCCGGATGCGACGGCGGGACGCTCATCGCCGATCAGGTTTGCGAGGAGCTGGGGCGCGTCGGGCATATCACGGCGGTCAACACCGAGTACCTCAACGCGATCATCGAGAACGACTTCATTCCCGTCATAGCCGGCGTGGCGCTGGGCGAAGACGGCGGTTACTTCAACATCAACGCCGACGTTGCGGCGGGCGCGATCGCGGGTGCGGTGGGGGCTCACAAGCTCATCTATCTCACCGATGTGGACGGGCTCTACACGAATTTCGAGGACAAGACGTCGCTCATCTCGAACATCACGCGCGACGAGGCCTACCGTATCGTCGATGAGAAGCGCATTTCGTCCGGTATGATCCCCAAGCTCAAAAGCTGCGTCGCCGCCATCGACCGCGGTGTCCTGCGCGCCCATATCATCAACGGCACAACGCCCCATGCGTTGCTCATCGAGCTGCTCACCTCCTCCGGCGTCGGCACGGTGATCCACCGCACGCAGGAAAGCTATATCAACGATATGCATCCCATAGGGGGGTTCGCGGAGAAGCTCTCCGAGAACCGCGTGCTCAGGCAGGCCGAGGGGTCGCAGATCAGCATCGACATGGATCTGTAG
- the ispF gene encoding 2-C-methyl-D-erythritol 2,4-cyclodiphosphate synthase, which yields MSDFSCLRIGQGMDVHALVEGRKCIIGGVDIPFDKGLLGHSDADVLAHAVSDALLGGVRGGDVGKLFPDTDPAYEGADSMVLLARVARYVSEQGYDILDVDSVIAAQAPKMAPHREAMRRNLAQAMGIPVENVGVKATTTEHLGFEGRGEGISATAVALLCKTSSQR from the coding sequence ATGTCCGATTTCAGCTGCCTGCGCATCGGCCAGGGGATGGACGTCCATGCGCTCGTCGAAGGCCGCAAGTGCATCATCGGCGGCGTCGACATCCCCTTCGACAAGGGGCTGCTCGGCCATTCGGATGCCGACGTGCTGGCCCATGCGGTAAGCGACGCGCTTTTGGGCGGCGTGCGCGGCGGGGACGTGGGAAAGCTCTTTCCCGATACCGATCCCGCCTACGAAGGGGCGGATTCCATGGTCCTGCTTGCCCGCGTTGCGCGCTACGTGAGCGAACAGGGCTACGACATCCTCGACGTCGATTCCGTCATCGCGGCCCAAGCCCCTAAGATGGCGCCGCATCGCGAGGCCATGCGGCGCAACCTCGCCCAGGCGATGGGCATCCCGGTCGAAAACGTCGGGGTCAAGGCCACTACCACCGAACATCTGGGGTTCGAGGGCCGGGGAGAGGGGATATCCGCCACGGCGGTCGCCTTGCTGTGCAAAACGTCTTCCCAGCGGTAA
- the ispD gene encoding 2-C-methyl-D-erythritol 4-phosphate cytidylyltransferase, translating into MANTVDPVYAPQGLREPHIVSSGLRSDLFTEAMSGLEGKMDKNPRTAAIILAGGTGERFGQIGGKQLVEIAGKPVLTWSAESFDAVGDIGLIVVVCPQDRIDEYLRRAIDPFPFVTPVVIAPAGATRQESAFSGLELVPDDFEYVVLHDGARPLVTPDLIEHTIATVKGNIDCDGAVVAHPSVDTLKIVENGVIVGTPDRTVFWNAQTPQVFRTGIYRRAHSAALSEGFVGTDDSSLIERLGGHILVVEGTRDNIKLTVPEDYELLSAAVMRLFGMKG; encoded by the coding sequence ATGGCGAACACGGTCGATCCGGTTTATGCGCCGCAGGGTCTCCGCGAGCCGCACATCGTTTCCTCAGGTCTGAGAAGCGACCTGTTCACCGAGGCCATGTCCGGTCTCGAGGGGAAAATGGACAAAAACCCCCGAACCGCCGCGATCATCTTGGCGGGGGGAACGGGGGAGCGCTTCGGCCAGATAGGCGGAAAGCAGCTGGTCGAAATCGCCGGAAAGCCGGTTCTTACCTGGTCGGCGGAATCGTTCGACGCGGTAGGGGACATCGGGCTCATCGTCGTGGTGTGCCCGCAGGACCGCATCGACGAGTACCTGCGCCGCGCCATCGATCCCTTCCCGTTCGTCACGCCGGTCGTGATCGCCCCTGCGGGGGCGACGCGCCAGGAAAGCGCTTTTTCGGGGCTGGAGCTGGTTCCCGACGACTTCGAGTACGTTGTTCTGCACGACGGGGCCAGACCCCTGGTCACACCCGATCTCATCGAGCACACCATCGCCACGGTGAAGGGCAACATCGACTGCGATGGGGCCGTGGTGGCCCATCCGTCGGTCGACACGCTGAAGATCGTGGAGAACGGCGTCATCGTGGGGACGCCCGATCGCACGGTGTTCTGGAACGCTCAGACCCCCCAGGTTTTCCGCACGGGGATCTATCGCCGCGCCCATTCGGCGGCGCTGTCAGAAGGGTTCGTCGGCACCGACGATTCGTCGCTCATCGAGCGCTTGGGCGGTCACATACTGGTGGTCGAGGGGACGCGCGACAACATCAAGCTCACCGTTCCCGAAGACTACGAGCTGCTCAGCGCTGCGGTGATGCGCCTGTTTGGGATGAAGGGGTGA